A single window of Inquilinus sp. Marseille-Q2685 DNA harbors:
- a CDS encoding ABC transporter ATP-binding protein: MTYDLELVGVGKTYPDGTPAVVDFDLQAAKGEFISFVGPSGCGKTTTLRMIAGFEDISAGEVLVRGRRINDLPPERRPTSTIFQNFALFPHMTVRQNIEYGLRMKGLPAAERRAKADHMMQALDLADIADRRSAGLSGGQRQRTALARGLVVEPDILLLDEPLGALDANLRKSIQAELKLLQRTIGITFVFVTHAQSEALALSDRIVVMNRGRVEQISPPEEIYRRPKTEFVARFIGRNTVLPGRLEAKDGAVARVGTGFGPLHGTLNDPTLKVGDAAAVVVPSEAIDVVGAAGAASLAGRGDTLPGRLIGQAVTGHALHLTIGLSDGREIGVESHVDKYAAGWSGEEIVLGWQPGEATVIRAAA; this comes from the coding sequence ATGACCTACGATCTCGAGCTCGTCGGCGTCGGCAAGACCTACCCGGACGGCACGCCGGCGGTGGTCGATTTCGACCTGCAGGCGGCGAAGGGGGAGTTCATCTCCTTCGTCGGTCCCTCCGGCTGCGGCAAGACCACGACCTTGCGGATGATCGCCGGCTTCGAGGACATCAGCGCCGGGGAGGTGCTGGTGCGCGGGCGGCGGATCAACGACCTGCCGCCCGAGCGCCGCCCGACCTCGACCATCTTCCAGAACTTCGCGCTGTTCCCGCACATGACCGTGCGCCAGAACATCGAATACGGCCTCAGGATGAAGGGCCTGCCGGCGGCGGAGCGGAGGGCCAAGGCCGACCATATGATGCAGGCGTTGGACTTGGCCGACATCGCCGATCGTCGCAGCGCCGGCCTGTCCGGCGGCCAGCGCCAACGCACCGCGCTCGCCCGCGGCCTGGTGGTGGAGCCCGACATCCTGCTGCTGGACGAGCCGCTGGGCGCGCTGGACGCCAATCTGCGCAAGTCGATCCAGGCCGAACTGAAGCTGCTGCAGCGGACCATCGGCATCACCTTCGTCTTCGTCACCCATGCCCAGTCCGAGGCGCTGGCGCTGTCGGACCGCATCGTGGTGATGAACCGCGGTCGGGTGGAGCAGATCAGCCCGCCCGAGGAGATCTACCGCCGGCCGAAGACCGAGTTCGTGGCCCGCTTCATCGGCCGCAACACAGTTCTGCCGGGCCGGCTGGAGGCCAAGGACGGCGCCGTGGCCCGGGTCGGCACCGGCTTCGGCCCGCTGCACGGCACCTTGAACGACCCGACGCTCAAGGTCGGCGACGCCGCCGCGGTGGTGGTGCCGTCCGAGGCGATCGACGTGGTCGGCGCCGCCGGGGCCGCTTCGCTGGCCGGGCGCGGCGACACCCTGCCCGGCCGGCTGATCGGCCAGGCCGTCACCGGCCATGCGCTGCACCTGACCATCGGTCTCTCGGACGGCCGCGAGATCGGCGTGGAGAGCCATGTCGACAAATACGCCGCCGGCTGGTCGGGCGAGGAGATCGTGCTCGGCTGGCAGCCGGGCGAGGCGACCGTGATCCGGGCGGCCGCGTGA
- a CDS encoding polysaccharide deacetylase, protein MAKEILCGFGVDVDAVAGWLGSYGGEDSPDDISRGLFSGEVGSPRLLKLFDRLGIKTTWFIPGHSIETFPEQMKAVAEAGHEIGIHGYSHENPIAMTPAQEEEVLDKCIELVTQLSGRRPTGYVAPWWEFSAVSNELLLKKGIKYDHSLMHKDFEPYYVRVGDSWTKIDFAKKPSEWMVPLKRGVETDLIEIPASWYLDDLPPMMFIKKSPNSHGFVNPRHIEEMWRDQFDWVYREYDYAVFPITIHPDVAGRPQVLLMLERLYNHMIRHPGVRFVTMDEMADDFARRNPRRK, encoded by the coding sequence ATGGCGAAGGAAATCCTGTGCGGCTTCGGCGTCGATGTCGACGCGGTGGCCGGGTGGCTCGGCTCTTATGGCGGCGAGGATTCGCCGGACGACATCTCGCGCGGCCTGTTCTCCGGCGAGGTCGGCAGCCCGCGCCTCCTGAAGCTGTTCGACCGGCTGGGGATCAAGACCACCTGGTTCATCCCCGGCCATTCGATCGAGACCTTCCCGGAGCAGATGAAGGCGGTGGCTGAGGCCGGGCACGAGATCGGCATCCATGGCTACAGCCACGAGAACCCGATCGCCATGACCCCGGCGCAGGAGGAGGAGGTCCTCGACAAGTGCATCGAGCTGGTGACGCAGCTGTCCGGCCGCCGGCCGACCGGCTATGTCGCGCCGTGGTGGGAGTTCAGCGCGGTCAGCAACGAGCTGCTGCTGAAGAAGGGCATCAAGTACGACCACTCGCTGATGCACAAGGACTTCGAGCCCTATTACGTCCGCGTCGGCGACAGCTGGACGAAGATCGACTTCGCCAAGAAGCCGAGCGAGTGGATGGTGCCGCTGAAGCGCGGCGTCGAGACCGACCTGATCGAGATCCCGGCCAGCTGGTACCTCGACGACCTGCCGCCGATGATGTTCATCAAGAAGTCGCCGAACAGCCACGGCTTCGTGAACCCGCGGCATATCGAGGAGATGTGGCGCGACCAGTTCGACTGGGTCTACCGTGAATACGACTACGCCGTGTTCCCGATCACCATCCACCCGGACGTCGCCGGGCGGCCCCAGGTGCTGCTGATGCTGGAGCGGCTGTACAACCATATGATCCGCCACCCCGGCGTGCGCTTCGTCACCATGGACGAGATGGCCGACGACTTCGCCCGGCGGAACCCGCGGAGGAAGTAG
- a CDS encoding GTP-binding protein produces MSEAIPVNVLTGFLGSGKTTLLRHILADPAFAGCAVLINEFGEVGLDHHLLQAVDEDVVLMQSGCICCTIRGDLGRAIRGLYDRREAGTIPAFGRLIVETTGLADPIPVLATVMSEPVIRHHFRLGNVIATVDAVNGLAQLDRQPEAAKQAAVADRILVTKTDLATPEAVAALEARLRAINPAVPLWRSANAPPPAEELVGSDAFDPATKPAEIHRWFDLARGTGAGHHHAHDANGHDVNRHGPEIGAFVLEVEDRVDWTVFGLWLTLLLHSRGDDVLRVKGLLRVAEVDTPVVVQGAQHIVHAPSHLESWPDGDRRSRLVFITRGIARAEIERSFAAFQAAFAETAPVAA; encoded by the coding sequence ATGAGCGAGGCGATCCCGGTCAACGTCCTGACCGGCTTCCTGGGCAGCGGCAAGACCACGCTGCTGCGCCACATCCTGGCCGACCCGGCCTTCGCCGGCTGCGCCGTGCTGATCAACGAGTTCGGCGAGGTCGGGCTGGACCACCACCTGCTGCAGGCGGTGGACGAGGACGTGGTGCTGATGCAGAGCGGCTGCATCTGCTGCACCATCCGCGGCGACCTGGGCCGCGCCATCCGCGGCCTGTACGACCGGCGCGAGGCCGGGACCATCCCCGCCTTCGGCCGGCTGATCGTCGAGACCACCGGCTTGGCCGACCCGATCCCGGTGCTGGCCACGGTGATGAGCGAGCCGGTGATCCGCCACCATTTCCGCCTGGGCAACGTGATCGCCACGGTCGATGCGGTGAACGGCTTGGCGCAGCTGGACCGCCAGCCCGAGGCGGCGAAGCAGGCGGCGGTGGCCGACCGCATCCTGGTCACCAAGACCGACCTGGCGACGCCCGAGGCCGTGGCGGCGCTGGAGGCGCGGCTCCGGGCGATCAACCCGGCGGTGCCGCTGTGGCGCTCCGCCAACGCCCCGCCGCCGGCGGAGGAACTGGTCGGAAGCGACGCCTTCGACCCCGCCACCAAGCCGGCCGAGATCCACCGCTGGTTCGACCTGGCGCGCGGGACGGGCGCCGGCCACCATCACGCCCATGACGCCAATGGGCACGACGTCAACCGCCACGGCCCGGAGATCGGCGCCTTCGTTCTGGAGGTCGAGGACCGTGTCGACTGGACCGTGTTCGGCCTGTGGCTGACCCTGCTGCTGCACAGCCGCGGCGACGACGTGCTGCGGGTCAAGGGGCTGCTGCGCGTCGCCGAGGTCGACACGCCGGTCGTGGTCCAGGGCGCGCAGCACATCGTGCATGCGCCGAGCCATCTGGAATCCTGGCCGGACGGCGACCGGCGCTCGCGGCTGGTGTTCATCACCCGCGGCATCGCCCGGGCCGAGATCGAGCGCTCCTTCGCCGCCTTCCAGGCCGCCTTCGCCGAGACCGCCCCCGTCGCCGCATGA
- a CDS encoding PotD/PotF family extracellular solute-binding protein has product MAADAADTVLSKPALHTEGRPHLRVLGTEITLLDSIRERAEADLGITVSYETLDFLGAQQKAATQPGAFDIYDQCFHNLDIVWFWKAIQPIDTTRIAHWGEVNDLTKTGRLSADAMIGRGDAPVKKLYVQPDRSLGPQPSRHISMLPAVHNVDAFAYDPTVVPPGQPYETESWGWLLDERWRGRVALVDEPAIGVFDAALALQARGEASFADIGNMTLAEIDRLIDLLVARKRQGHFCGFWQTMADAKRLMADHRAAIQSSWAPAAVALSGLGVPVREAAPREGYRAWHGGLCIAAPLSGRALDVAYAYLNWWLSGWPGAVMARQGYYMSIPKRVRPFLDPAEWDYWYEGKPAAKDLEGTDGRVAVRAGAVRSGGSYWRRASRIAVWNTVMDEHNYLARRWSELTAE; this is encoded by the coding sequence ATGGCCGCGGACGCAGCCGATACCGTGTTGAGCAAGCCGGCGCTGCACACCGAGGGCCGGCCGCATCTGCGCGTGCTCGGCACCGAGATCACGCTGCTGGACAGCATCCGCGAACGGGCCGAGGCCGACCTCGGCATCACCGTCAGCTACGAGACGCTGGATTTCCTGGGCGCACAGCAGAAGGCGGCGACCCAGCCCGGCGCCTTCGACATCTACGACCAGTGCTTCCACAACCTCGACATCGTCTGGTTCTGGAAGGCGATCCAGCCGATCGACACCACCCGCATCGCGCATTGGGGCGAGGTCAACGACCTGACCAAGACCGGGCGGCTGAGCGCCGACGCCATGATCGGCCGCGGCGACGCGCCGGTGAAGAAGCTGTACGTCCAGCCCGACCGGTCGCTGGGGCCACAGCCGTCGCGCCACATCAGCATGCTGCCGGCGGTGCACAATGTCGACGCCTTCGCCTACGACCCGACCGTGGTGCCGCCGGGGCAGCCCTATGAGACCGAGAGCTGGGGCTGGCTCCTGGACGAACGCTGGCGCGGCCGGGTCGCCCTGGTCGACGAGCCGGCGATCGGCGTGTTCGACGCGGCGCTGGCGCTGCAGGCCCGCGGCGAGGCCAGCTTCGCCGATATCGGCAACATGACGCTGGCGGAGATCGACCGGCTGATCGACCTGCTGGTCGCGCGCAAGCGCCAGGGCCATTTCTGCGGTTTCTGGCAGACCATGGCCGACGCCAAGCGGCTGATGGCCGACCACCGCGCGGCGATCCAGAGCAGCTGGGCCCCGGCCGCGGTCGCCCTGTCCGGCCTCGGCGTGCCGGTGCGCGAGGCGGCGCCGCGCGAGGGCTACCGCGCCTGGCATGGCGGCCTGTGCATCGCCGCGCCGCTGTCCGGCCGCGCGCTCGACGTCGCCTACGCCTATCTGAACTGGTGGCTGTCCGGCTGGCCCGGCGCGGTGATGGCCCGGCAGGGCTATTACATGTCGATCCCGAAGCGGGTGCGCCCGTTCCTGGACCCGGCGGAATGGGACTACTGGTACGAGGGCAAGCCGGCGGCCAAGGACCTGGAGGGCACCGACGGCCGGGTCGCGGTCAGGGCCGGCGCCGTGCGCTCCGGCGGCTCCTATTGGCGCCGCGCCAGCCGCATCGCCGTGTGGAACACGGTGATGGACGAGCACAACTATCTTGCCCGCCGGTGGTCGGAGCTGACGGCGGAGTGA
- a CDS encoding ATP-binding protein, producing MIRRLIGTMLGQILAINAGASALTFLLFLALLLTHDPPVPPPPPWPWPDAFRIAALIESIHAVPQADRALIAAAATERGLSVRLASAAVLCTGLRPEAKGMRAVLDAQLRSLMTDATVRSCDVAGTDRSGDIQVLAVIDDQILEIRTESVSPRPPPRFSPVTLPFIGTLLFLSVAVASMSAWALSRVIGPLRRLAEKADSFCGEIAVAPIREEGPHEIRLATRAFNLMQERIARSIRDRTRMLAAISHDLRTPLTRMRLQLQTGRAEMVGGKLIRDVDLMQSMVTSALAFLSGHFEREEKEWLDLGALLSTLCDEFEEGGVVIRYDGPPQIQAFCRPNAITRAVTNLIENGSHFGKEVTVGAAVRHDGTIVIEVTDDGPGIPGQHLQDVIEPFVRLDPTRSGRAGSVGLGLSIVKEIVQAHSGSLELVNRQPHGLTARLTLPRE from the coding sequence ATGATCCGGCGCCTGATCGGCACGATGCTCGGCCAGATCCTCGCGATCAATGCGGGGGCGTCGGCGCTGACCTTCCTGCTGTTCCTGGCCCTGCTGCTGACGCACGATCCGCCCGTCCCGCCACCGCCGCCATGGCCATGGCCGGACGCGTTCCGGATCGCCGCCTTGATCGAAAGCATCCACGCCGTCCCCCAGGCGGACCGGGCGTTGATCGCCGCCGCGGCGACGGAGCGCGGCCTGTCGGTCCGGCTGGCCTCCGCGGCGGTTCTCTGCACGGGGCTGCGGCCCGAGGCGAAGGGCATGCGGGCGGTGCTGGATGCCCAGCTTCGCAGCCTCATGACCGACGCGACGGTGCGCTCCTGCGATGTCGCCGGCACCGACCGGTCCGGGGACATCCAGGTCCTGGCCGTGATCGACGATCAGATCCTGGAGATCCGGACCGAGAGCGTCTCGCCGCGGCCTCCCCCGCGGTTCTCGCCGGTCACCTTGCCCTTCATCGGCACCCTGCTGTTCCTCAGCGTCGCCGTCGCGTCGATGTCGGCCTGGGCCCTGTCCCGGGTGATCGGTCCGCTCCGCCGCCTGGCGGAGAAGGCCGACAGCTTCTGCGGCGAGATCGCCGTTGCACCGATCCGTGAGGAAGGGCCTCACGAGATCAGGCTGGCGACGCGCGCCTTCAATCTGATGCAGGAGCGGATCGCCCGCTCGATCCGGGATCGCACGCGCATGCTGGCGGCGATCAGCCACGATCTGCGCACGCCGCTGACCCGGATGCGGCTGCAGCTCCAGACCGGGCGGGCGGAGATGGTCGGCGGCAAGCTGATCCGGGACGTCGACCTGATGCAGTCGATGGTTACCTCCGCACTGGCCTTCCTGAGCGGCCATTTCGAGCGCGAAGAGAAGGAATGGCTCGATCTCGGGGCGCTGCTGTCGACCCTCTGCGACGAGTTCGAGGAGGGCGGCGTCGTCATACGCTATGACGGCCCCCCGCAGATCCAGGCCTTCTGCCGGCCGAACGCCATCACGCGGGCGGTGACCAACCTGATCGAGAACGGCTCCCATTTCGGCAAGGAGGTGACGGTCGGCGCGGCCGTCCGGCATGACGGCACGATCGTGATCGAGGTGACGGACGACGGCCCCGGCATCCCCGGCCAGCATCTGCAGGATGTGATCGAGCCCTTCGTCCGGCTCGATCCGACCCGGTCCGGCCGTGCAGGCAGCGTCGGCCTCGGCCTGTCGATCGTGAAGGAGATCGTGCAGGCGCATTCCGGGAGCCTGGAACTGGTCAATCGCCAGCCCCACGGCCTGACGGCGCGGCTGACGCTGCCGCGGGAATAG
- a CDS encoding response regulator gives MALAHILIVEDDAEISGPLERFLRINGLATTAIASAEDAASVLASDEIDLVLLDLMLPGEDGLALCRRLSAANGPRIIMLTALSEPTDRVVGLELGADDYICKPFDLRELLARIRAVLRRPLPAQGRPRQTEAAYRFSGFAFFPQRRFLRSPAGLRVPLTGAEADLLLAFCQHPREVLSRDTLISLTRGEGFAIAVRSVDILVSRLRRKLANDDLAAEIIRTVRSDGYVFQPRVLAE, from the coding sequence ATGGCTTTGGCTCATATATTGATTGTCGAGGATGATGCCGAGATCAGCGGTCCGCTTGAGCGCTTCCTGCGGATCAATGGTCTTGCGACGACCGCGATCGCAAGCGCCGAAGATGCTGCCTCAGTGCTGGCGAGTGATGAAATCGACCTTGTCCTGCTTGATCTGATGCTGCCGGGCGAGGATGGACTCGCGCTGTGCCGTCGGTTGTCCGCCGCGAACGGACCCCGCATCATCATGTTGACAGCCCTATCCGAGCCGACCGATCGCGTCGTCGGGCTGGAACTCGGCGCTGACGACTACATCTGCAAGCCGTTCGATCTGCGCGAGCTTCTCGCCCGCATCCGGGCGGTGCTGCGCCGGCCACTTCCGGCGCAGGGGCGGCCGCGCCAGACGGAAGCGGCGTACCGATTCTCCGGCTTCGCCTTCTTCCCGCAGCGACGCTTCCTGCGGTCCCCGGCCGGGCTGCGCGTCCCGCTGACGGGGGCCGAGGCGGATCTGCTGCTCGCCTTCTGCCAGCACCCGCGCGAGGTGCTGTCGCGCGACACGCTGATCAGCCTGACCCGCGGCGAAGGATTCGCCATCGCCGTCAGGTCCGTCGATATCCTGGTGAGCCGGCTGCGACGCAAGCTCGCCAATGACGATCTCGCCGCGGAGATCATCCGGACCGTGCGATCGGACGGGTACGTCTTCCAGCCGCGTGTCCTGGCCGAATGA